The DNA region tgaaaaagaatCTTGAAAACTGAATATTTCATGATAAGATGCGAAGGATAAGAAAGTAACCTCTTTGTAGCCAGCACGTGTGTAAAATCATACATCTTTAATATCTAAATTTCATTTGATGTCCAACAGGTGGTACTGCTTTTGATggttgtaaaatgttattaaaaattaatttttgaactcCTTTGTCTGAAATGACGCTCCAGAATAAATTCTCAGTCGAAATACTTATACTTGCAAGTTACTAACAACCCGGTTAGTTCTACGTGCGACTCCATTCAACATGGTCAAAGAATCCGAAGTGTCCGCCGCGACGGAATTTACCATCATGTTCCACAACACTTCACGCACGGTCAACCTGATCGGATTCAACGTGCTCAATGCCGAGTGGCGTCCCAACTGGCGTACGGCTTTGACGTTCTTCGTCATCGCCGGATCGCTTTTCATCCTTGGGTGCACTTTGAGGGGCCGAACTTCGAACATCATCGAGTTCTTTCAGGTGCTCCCGTTCGGAATGTTGCAAGTCCAAGGCATGCACAAGATCATTGTCCGCATCGCCAGACCACAGGACTATTACAATCTGTACGTGAAATCGAAGGAAATTTTCgaacttttgaatgaaaataagAACAACAACCTGGTGCTGTACAAATCGCTGAAAATTGCCACAAATCTACAGAAGCTGATGTATGCGATGTATTTAACGACGGTGATCTTTCTGGATGTTATGCCGATCTGCGTCTGGATGATTCTGGGAGAACGAATTCTGGCCGTTCCACTGTTCATGCCCCTGGTCGACGAAACCACCGTCGAAGGATTCGTGGCGAATTACGTGTCCCACCTGATGATGCTCCTGATTGCGGCCTGCGGATTCGTATCGATCGATTGCATGTTCTTGGCATTTGTCATTCCGATCGCCGCGTACGCCAATGCAATTGAGGGCGAAGTTCAACAGCTGAATGACCTCCTGGAACAGCCGAAACGGGACGAGAAAAAGATTGAGGAGAAATGCAATTTACTATACAAAGTGCACCAAACGCTGCTGGAGTACGAAAGTTTGCTCGAAGATCACAACAACATTGTAATGCTGCTCAAGGTGGCGTCGATCATTTTGGGTATGATCACCAACATTATTGTGATCTTTAAGAGCAGCTTCCCGCAGGCCTACTTCTTGATCACCATATTTTTCGTCCAGCTGACCCAGTACTGCTTGATGGGAACAGTTGTGACGGTTAAGGCAAGAAGCTCTGAAAATCATTGATCCAGCTCGTCAAACTGACTAACATTACATTATTTCAGAACGAGCAAATGCTGAAGCACTTGTACAACATCAACTGGCATCTGCTGCCGCCGAAACATGCCAAGCACCTCGTGCTGATTTTGCACCAAGCGCAGAATGCGTCCAGCGTTACCATCGGACGGTTTGCCGAACTCAACGTGGAGAGTTATGTATCCGTTTTGAAGACCATCTACACTTACGTCATGATGTTGGCCACTTTTATGGAATAGGCTCGATGCATCGGATGAAAAAGTTTgcagttattaaaaaaacaaattttaattgatttttcaagttttatatTGCACGGTGTAGCGACCCTAAGTCGCTTACCTACTATACATAGACTACAGTTATTGTTTGTCATGAACAATGTCAAGTTCACGACAACGGTAAATGGTCTAGCACAAGCAGTGTGTTATACAAAACATTCAGGTAG from Culex quinquefasciatus strain JHB chromosome 3, VPISU_Cqui_1.0_pri_paternal, whole genome shotgun sequence includes:
- the LOC119768838 gene encoding odorant receptor 10a-like, yielding MVKESEVSAATEFTIMFHNTSRTVNLIGFNVLNAEWRPNWRTALTFFVIAGSLFILGCTLRGRTSNIIEFFQVLPFGMLQVQGMHKIIVRIARPQDYYNLYVKSKEIFELLNENKNNNLVLYKSLKIATNLQKLMYAMYLTTVIFLDVMPICVWMILGERILAVPLFMPLVDETTVEGFVANYVSHLMMLLIAACGFVSIDCMFLAFVIPIAAYANAIEGEVQQLNDLLEQPKRDEKKIEEKCNLLYKVHQTLLEYESLLEDHNNIVMLLKVASIILGMITNIIVIFKSSFPQAYFLITIFFVQLTQYCLMGTVVTVKNEQMLKHLYNINWHLLPPKHAKHLVLILHQAQNASSVTIGRFAELNVESYVSVLKTIYTYVMMLATFME